The nucleotide sequence TATTTATGGTTAGTCAGTATGATCtgttatgaattgaattgataaGAGTTTACTCGAAAAAGCTGAGTATCGCTACGCTGTTCTAATTTGGGTCAGGCTCGTCTGGGTTGAGCAGAGTTCAGTTAGGTGAGGctgggttgggttgggttggCCTAGCTTAAACTGCCTATGCTGCAAGCTTAGCATCATTTCCAAGGCCAAGGTTTACAAGCGATATTTGTGCGCTGATAAGAACCCTGTTTACACATTGTTTAGTATATTTCACTCTCCTACAATTGTCTTATTCACAGCAAACACCCAAACGACGGTCCTATCAACAAATGTTTGTGGAGAAGACAGCTTCTGTTTAGTCAAGAAAATGTCAACACCTCTGGTATGTCGGGAATCGAAAACAGGACCTCATACTTTATTGACCTGGACAAGAATTACATCAGGTGGTACACAATTAGCAGAGGCTACAAGGTATGCGTCCTTCGACGGAAGCCTCTACGAGACCTACATCTCAACCAATGTGACTTTTAATCTAAAAGACCGCGTGATTGTTTACATATGTACATCTACAATAAATATTCCATCTAAACCAGTAAGACAAACTGTTGTAATGGTCGAAGATGAGGACAAAGACTTCACCACTAGTGCATTACTACCGACGTATTATAGAGAATATGATGACGTCAAATTACTTTGCACCAATGACAATCCTTTATATTTAGTGTGGAAAAGGAAGGTGAAAGTTACGAACTATGTAACTATTGGATTTTACTACAAAGGGACATCAAAAGTATCGGAACCTGGCTACGAACTTGGAGAGGACGGATCTTTACTCATTAAGAGACTTTCCTATCCACAGGAAGGcgaatatatttgcatatacaaTTCCGGTAACGAAGAAGACACCCAGCAATATCATATCAAGTACGTTGGTGAGTGCTAAGCTGTCACACTCTCAAACTCGATAACTTTGTTTCGGTTTTATCCTTTAACCATAAATAGCAAATGAAATGTTAGTAATGCACCTTAAAAACAAAGTGTTGTAAATGTGTAAAGTTAGTAAAGAATATTTACTACCTGGTCCTGTTTGCTATCGAAACAGCAATATTTTGCCTGGCTGTTTAAttaactttattttgttttggtatttttaaacataacattgataaaacaaaatataagcaGTTATTCGCAATTTCTTACTATTATTCACCTTATTTATCTAAGACGCAAATAAAAATGGAGGTTGCGTAAAAGAACATCGATTGCAAGATGATTTCAATTAAATCACATCCATGATAACCTTATTCTCTTATTACTTTCTATTTATCAGTTACACCAACCAATCCTACACCTTCTATTGTTGCTTGTTTGGGAGCGGCATCGGATTGCACATTTAATGTAACTAGGAGTGGATACCTGACATGTTATGTAGAGGGTGTTCGTCCAATCGTGCATCCAAGATGGGACTTTACTGGGCATAGTTCTTCACCAATTACATTCAGCCAACCACAATTAATAGTGAGAAGTGTTGCGTCTGTGTTTAACGTATACTTAACTACTTATTACACAATAACTACCGATGGAGAGTGGCAGGCTGCCAATATCACAGTGTCCTGCAGTGTTAGATATGAAGTTCtaggacaacaacaaaataatgtgTCCCTGACGTTACATCTCTCGAAAGGTAATCCATgcttaaatatataatttaagaGCTTGGCTAAAAATGATAAAGATTCTTACTATTATTTCCTCGCGGTATTATGATTAGCTGACTATGAAAGATGCTCAATGTAACTGTTAATTTGAGAGATTACAAGTTTTAGAATTTCAATAAAATACACTTTGCTGCTTGATTTATTACAGAGATCCAACCCACTCCAAGGGCGGAATGTGGATGTGGAAGTAAGTTTTACACAACACTGTTTTACGAAAAAGTATGGTCTATTTTATGTAAAGCTAGTTGTGTGCTGTTTGCAGTTACATCCTACTTCATGAACCAATAACATCTTTCTCCAGTCCAATTTATAATTGTCTAATTAACTACATTATATGCTCTTCTCTGTGATATGAACATTCATCTGGTGGCGTATATGTAACATGTTGTCCTGTAACCATTCTAGAGTCCAGACAAACCGTTACTTGGCCAATTTGGGTTTCAATTTTGATAAAACCATAGGCAAAAGGAAGTGTGAACTAGCAAGTCAGGTATAGCCATTCAAGAGCTAAGATAGTCTCTTCATGATTCATAACAGGAGCAGTTGATTAATCGAACCATTCTTGGTTTACATCACATTCAACATATAATGATTTACCTCATTTCCGTTATAACCGAAATAAGGCCTATATTCAGCTGTTAACTGCCTTCAGTTTATATTTCTATTCATAAGATGTTGTTTCTAGATATCTTTGCAATATCTCCAGTCTCGATTTCATTCCAGTGATTATCCAATGGACATATGTCATCCCAATCTGCATCCTCGTAACATCAGTCATCAATACGTTAATTGTGTGAAGACTACTGGGGAAACACAAATCAAGTGGCGATTGTAAACACGTTGTGAAAACAACGCAAGCTTTATAAACATCTTACGAATGGAAATCTTAAAACCAACATCGTCCTGCAGTGGCGGaacgtccatacagtcaggggcggatgccctcccccctcccaccccctgacggactcaaatggactgctggcgcccttttcagctttttaccactttttacttatcccctaattattgacttttttattgagCTCTTAACTTTTACattagcattattattattttttaaacgTGTACAATGAttgtgattttttatttattttgtatttaactTGTACTATGTTTGTGATCCAAAATTTATCATAAACGAAGAGCTTTCTTCTGTTCCTatgatgatattttttaaatgttgcagttaaaatatttttgtaaatttttatttacaaataaggGTGAACTGTTAATTGCAAACGTGTTTTGCGTTAAAAAATATGTGATAAAatctttttgtatatttttattgacaaataaggGTGAACTGTTAATTGCAAACGTGTTTTGAgttaaaaaatatgtgaaaagtGTTTTTGTAAAGCACTCAAATGGTTGTAAACCTTTTACGTAtatactttatttttctttaatatataaaaCTGTCTATGCACCGTTTGTTTCCGAATGAAATGAACATTTTAATTGGTTAGTTTGTTAaaagaatgtttctattttaactttaacATTGCGATGAATTTTAATCTTCTTATAACTTTACAATGTTTTGGgatcaaaaatgtaaaaatttattttaaatgaaatgttttgtacaattgacatacattttatgaaatgtgTTTAGCGATGCatcttttaccttttttttaattttattatttacaaagtgacgTTTCATGAACTGTTCGGTGCTAACGTTTTTTAGTATCAGATCAAGTGAAACTTTTAGGTAAATCTATTTTGACTTTAACGAGTTTAGAAAAGTGTCGTGCTGATGTTGGATACCTTTCAATATTCAATACAGTGTTTTTCTCATATGTAGCTAGtgtatttgtatataattgTGTACTAAATTTTTGGGAAAATTCGTCCCCCGCTACATTACTGTAccacacaaaatatatcctaAAGAAAAGGTTAAGACCCCAAAGGAGAACATTGCGTTCCATTGTGTACTGAGCGCGAAAATGGCTAACGGACGATGATCTTAGGGGTTGGTTAGTAATTGTTTGCCTCAAACAGAAATCGATCGATATCCTACCTAACGGACGAGTCGCTATCGTTATTGTCATTAAAGCCGCTATTGACTTAtccttttgttcaatatattttcttgtttgatgtGAAGAAATGTTGCTCtcgaataaaacaaaaaaactgtaCAACATATCGcttttgttctcattttgacCCTGTGTTGTACTCACACATGTCTTACTTGTCAACCTATAATCCTATCATAGGTCACAAATGCTATAGTGTCCTATATCGGGTCCCACATGGCAAACGTCCTATCATAGGTCCCACCCACGTCCTATATCGGGTCCAACTTGACGTCCTATATCGGGTCCCACATGACGTCCTATATCGGGTCCCACTTGACGTCCTATCATAGGTCCCACATGACGTCCTATATCGGGTACCACTTGACGTCCTATATCGGGTCCCACTTGACAATACGTCCTATAATGGGTCTATACACTACTAATGTTTCCAGAGAAAAGAGAACGCACAAAAATGCAGAAAAGCACCAGGCTTGCCCCTCCGTCGCAGAACTGATTCTGGTGTTGGCAGTACTAGCATCAGAGTAACCGTCAGTGGCGGCCAAGGATGTTCTACATGTCGTTGTCTCAGTTCCTCTGCTGTATATTCAGACTACAATTCATAACAAGTCCAAATATATCCATGTTTCCTTTTTAAGAAACATTTGACTAGATATTTCCTTAGTTCTTTAGTAAGACATGTTAGATTGGTTCAATGTCGTATTATTACAGCCGTCATAAAACCCTCgatattgaaaaaaacataCGTTCACattcaaaagaaaatttttctgCTGCTAAAACCTCTGAGAATGCACCATCAATAAAAAAACAGTCTTTTGTCTAAcgcaatatatttctttcttttggcaTGTGCAATTTTCATTATTGTTGGAATTGGCAACACTCTTTCTGTTTGAATGCGACATGTGGCTCGCTTACGTCACGTAAAGTCggaattcaaacaaaatggcgaATGCTAAAGGTGAACATTACATCGACTTTTAGGGCGTAAAGCAATGGTTTGAAGCATACGTGTTGCTACTGTCGACAGGAGCgtactgaagaaaaaaaaaacggttttaTCTTTTAACAGCTGTATAATTCACACGTATAAGTTCCATGGTAAGATATGATGAATATGTTGAATAAATTTGCCAGATACAAAGGTTACGCACGCAGAGGAACATGTCTTAATCTCGTATTATTAAATCAAATGGAAATATTTTCCTGTAAGCTCGAGTTTGTTTGTCTCGTTATTCGAACGACTAGATTGTTGTAATCTGAGGAGAAAAATTCatcttttattttgattcaatGTTTGGAAAGTATCAACGCCAAAACAAGGTATGTTTATCATTATCTCACAATAAGTAGTGTAATGTCTAAATAACTTATGCAATAACTGTGTCCGATAGAGCTGCAACCTATGAAACCCGAGCTGCTAATTCCTCTGTACACTAGGAGTAAACGATACATTGATAAACAATTAAGAGGGTAAGAGCTTCGGTCTTTGCTGCTTTTTGTATTATAACTAAGGAAAGTGTAGCTTTACTTCTTTGGATTGATTAATTCAAGTTCCGAAAAAGCCACATCGTACCAACAATCTCACTGGAAGATGAAATATAGATTACCACTGAACGGTATGAGTGTGATATAAgtaagtaaaatttattgatatcaatcataaaatgaagatataataaAGTGGATTCCGCAGCTTAAAAATAAgccaaaatatgcaaaatatatgtacaaaaatatgataaaaatatcaTCTAGTTATATGACAGTTCAAAAGCTTTATACTCCTCGGTTAAAAAGAATGTCTAAAGCGTTCAGTACGCATACGAGGTAGGGTATACAACCTACGTGGAGTGGTGTAATACTTATGGAGAGGATGGTCAGGATCAGTCAAAATCCCTCTTACATAATGAAGTACAATTTCTTCAATGTACTGATCATCTATAAAATAATACTTTCTGAAATGTCTGTTTATCAAATTGAGTTGAGTCTTGAAACAAGAAGAGAGCCACACAGAAGCATAACAGACCATGAGTGAAATCACCATGGAACGGAAGAGCCAAAGCTGTTTCTCATATTTTAGACCAAATTCGCCCAACCTATAAATACAATATAGCCGCTGCTTTTCTTTCTTAAGTGTTGAGCCTATATGAGTCCCAAGTGAGAGTATGATTAAATATGAGtcctaaatatttaaaatctgaCACAACCTCAACCTCACTATCATTAATTATAACTGGATCATGCATCTGAACTGAACGGAAATCAACAATAAATTCATTGGTCTTACGCTGTTAATAAAAAGGTAATTGGTTTCACACCACGCTAAAGTCTCCGCAATAGCTGTGTTGTAATTGACGATGCTCGgtggatatttatcattacACAAACCAACAATAACCGTATCATCTGCATATtttataatgtaaacattttcataaaGTGTGGACAAGGAATCATTATAAACGGCAAACAGCAATGGTGATAAACAACACCATAGTGGGGCACCAGTATTAGTGACAATATCTTCACTGCTGACCCCATCCCAGTATACATATTGAGTTCTGTTGAATAAAAAGTGAAACAGCAGTGATATGATGTTCTGGTTTACATGAGCATCTAAAGTACGAAGTAAGTTCGAATTGCTTAGAGTGTTAAATGCGGAGCTTAAGTCCATAAAACAAACCCTGGCAAAATTACCGACAGTGTCCACATGTTGGCGTAGAACTGTATCCAACAGCAAACATATATGTGTGTTCTctgcagtatatatacaaacagcTGGATGGTTCACATATGCATAGCTCGTCGGTGTTGATATACACTGAACTAGGCATTAGTTGGTACACACATGCACAGCTTCTTCAATATAAtgaaattcatatatatatatatatatatatatattacgtctACAATAGGTTGGAATACGCTATACTAGGTATTAGATCCCCAAATCTCCAGCACGCCACGTTTTCCAAAGCACATACAGGGGTTCGGGCATGGAAGACTTGCAAAGGACGCTATGTAGGCTTCATTCCCGTCTTTTTATGGCACAAGAACAGCTATTGCTTGTTGAAGAATGGTTGACGGATGATTGCCTACCTTTTTCACGGAAGTTAAAATACGCAGACATATTCCTGAAATTAATCGAAAATATGCcaacattcatttgaatatatGCCAGTATTGCATTGAATGTTTACGAAGTCCAGATACTATGAATTGAGGAAACGAACACAAGAAAGTAGATAAGAGTGGTAGTCTATTAAAAATGAATCTAATCAGTGTCTCCTTGTGAAAACAAACAACTTAACATAAATACATTATACCCTTACTTTACGTTCACTTAGTGCGCGGAGATACCTCCAGTTGGCCggctgcaatttttgttttccaaacAGGTTTataattacggagttttcaggcAATCAGATTGCTTGTGACGTCAGCATCATATATGACCTTCGCTTGGAAGTTCTAAAGCATACACTGAATCAGAAGAATGATTTTAGTTCTCTTATATGGCAAACTATGTCTTCAACGTAACACAAACACGATGTTTTCTTCCTTCAGGTTCTCTGGATGTTGGATGTGTCTGGTATCTTATTAGAATGCATGTATCATCATCGAAACATAAGCAAATTGCCGTACTCATTATAGGCATCGACATAATATTCGGTAAAAAAGTAAACTTTACATGATCTTCTCCTGTTTAcagaaataaacatgtttaatttCCATCTTCTTGTGGGTTCCATGGCTCATTTATGGTTTAAAGCATGTCACCATGGTTCTTTTCTTGTTGTAAAGCAAGTCACCGTGGTTCTTTTATGGTTTTAGAGCATTTCAAAAAGGGTCTTTCATGGTTGTAGAGCATGTCATTGTGGTTCATGGTTGTAGAACATGTCACTGTGGTTCATGGTTTTAGAGCATGTCAATGTGGTATTTTCATGGTTGTAGAGCAATTCACCATGGTTCTTATAATGGTAGTAGAGTGAGTCAATGGTTCTTTCATGGTTGCAGAGCAAATTACAACGGTTATTTCAGGATTGTAAAGCAAGTCACTATTGTTCTTTCATTGTTGTAGAGCAATTCACCATGGTTCTTATAATGGTTGTAGAGTGAGTCACCGTGGTTCTTTCATGGTTGTAGAACAAGTCATCATGGTTCTTTCATGGTTGTAGAGTGCTTTCTAACAATCATGCTAATATAAATCTAACTTTCAgccattttcatttatatattatttagaGGATTTCAGGAAGGGTTATTAGTTTATTAATTACATAATTAGTTAAGTCATCTGAAGGTTGATAATTAGTTAAGTTATCTTAGAGTTGACTTTAATTGAAGAACATTTTGTACCTTTTCTGGAGAGTGGTGCTCCTTGTGCAAGGCCCTTAATCTGGGTATATTATTGCAAACCTGCGAGGTTACTTTAAATACAGTGGCAGCCACCGGTTTGTCGCTGCACCTTATATTGCATACGTCCAGAGGACACGTAGTAATGACGTTATCGTTTGAATTATGCATACTTTGTTGCGTAGGTGTGTGAGACATTATCAATGATCATGATTTAACTGTTGCACAGTGGTGCGAGAAGACCGATAACTGTTTTATAtcctaataaaaataaaaaataaaaatattttcaccaACTACCAATGCATCTGTTCTTCTCAAAGATCTGTCCAAAATGTCATAATTCATCAcatatctttctctttttttgttgaTACATCTCAAAATGCTTTCGCTATTTTCCGGTACtagatttatatataaacttatgCATACtcttaaatattttgttttcttttgatttaAACGTCTCATTTCGATATATGTATTGTccttaaaatatatgtaattttccttaaaatatttttcacGACCCCacgttaataataataataatgataaaagtGCGCCCATATCCACCCGGATATGCCAGGAGGGTGTTCAATGTGCGGGAGAGGAAGAGGTagtaaagcaaaaacaaaaatgaacaaaagaattATTGGTTAACATTGATGAATGCTTGACTTTTTTAAGGAAGTGAGGGAAGTACAACACTTGAGTTCTAGTGGTAATCCATTTCAGAGGCGAGGAGCAGCTACTTCGAACAATCCGTCACCCGATGTATGTTTAGGTTAATTTTATTGGAGTAAATGCATGTTACTGTAGCTAAGACGTCGTGTCTGGAGCATGCCAGAGATACAAGAGAAGCAAATCCATTCAGCAATTTGTAGGTAGTTAACAGGAGCTTGTAAATAATTCGGTGAGAGACCGGAAGCCAATGTTGCTCTTCAAGAATAGGTTTCATGTGACAAGACGTTTTAGATAATGTAACAATGCGTGCAGCAGTATTTTGAGGGCGTTGAAATTGAACGATTTGATTTTGTGTTGTAGAACATATAGAGGAGCGCGTTCCCATTATCGATGCGTGAAAATAAAAAGGCGTGGATGATTTTCTCAGTGGATTCACGGttcaaatatttgcaaatattacCGATATTCCGAATGTCCAAGAATAATGACCGAATGGCAAATTTTTGCTTGTTGGACGGGAAATCTGGGAATCACCGATCATAATAAGAGGAACAATGATCTTCGAGAGTTTCTGGTGAGATCCAAAACAAGTATAAATTCAGCATATTGTCATCCAAATTCGAGAAACTTTTTTTGCATCCACATACGAGTTTCTTTGATACATTATTCGAGGTTGGTATACATTTGTGAATAGTAGTTCTACAAATCTGCTTGGTACTTCTTTAAAATACTTACTTACTTAAATAAGTAAAACTGGTGGATGCGTAAGATATAACAAACAGTTCATTACAGATAATAATATAACTGTTTATATATTGAATAATCAAAATACATCAAACCATTTGATTGTTTTACAATAATTAGGAATTACAGGAGTTCTTACTGACTGCAAAAGTGTTCAGAATGCATCTATTGGCAGCAGATGGGTGATTAACTGTAGACTACCAGAAGAATGGACCGAAGTTAGCTACTATCGCGGTAACCCAGTCGCTGAGAATTTGTCTATTAGGTCTAACCGAGGTAAATGTGCAATACTCATATATCAAGGAAGCCGCCTTGACAAGATTACTTTCAGAGCAATGTTCGGCTTTTGTTAAACATATACTTTGTCTTAAATTAAGAGTTAAGTTCTGAAGCAGCTGAGAATGAACActctttttaaactttttgatGTTGTGTTATTGAAAGGACGTCAAAAAGGTAAACAGCCTGTAATACTAACATTGGACTGAGTGTTGAGATGATGGATTTGCCCTTTCTTGCACACGTGTTATTCCGTTTTTGAGTAGCTCCCTGTAATTGCAAAAAGACACAGtgcaatatttgaaaataaaaattgatattCTTTTCCTTAATTTTGGATTACTATGCATAAAAGAAGACGgattatattatttaatatttcactgCAATCTTCTATTGTGCAAATTTGCCATTCTCTTCCGATGTACATAATTTCAAGTCTCCCAAAGATAATAAAGTAAGTTGTTATTCGGAGAGAGACAACCGTTTTCTGTGTTCTTGTTCTAATAAAGGTCATCCTAACAGCACACTAGGACCTGGACACCTGGACCTGGATGGCAGCTTATTTATTTGGGAAGATGGTGCCATGGTTATCAAAAATATGACAAGAGGTCATATATCTTCGTATACGTTGACATATATTGATACAGATGGacatgattttcaaaatgaattcaTAATTATAGGTAAATTTACTTGACATTTATATttgaggaaaataaaagaatactgttttcttcttcttatcagaaaaaaagttaacatcGTTTGCGAATGTGCAAGAGTTACGGCAATAATACGATCCTATGAATTGCAATAATTCGAATTCagttagtattttttttttcagtaagtATAAGTGTTCAGTTAAACATTAGAATGAATTAAAATCAAtgcattcatgaataattcGACATCAAACAAATTCAGAATAATTAACAACATTATCTTCGTctcaatgttatatatttaattggTATATGACATATATTAATTCTAAAGTTTGTCTTTACTGGTTTTGTAATATCCTTCCATTGTAGTGACTTAataatcatattcatattcatatagatatagatattcGTGATCGTATTCATATATGAGTATAACTAAAGCCTTTTATTGATCCACAGGGCTAATCGTTAATTCATTCCTCTGCTCACACTAACCCACAGATTGTCCTTCTAAATTTTACGTCGAGCACGGATCTGATGGACACATAAACTGTTATTTCCCACAGTCTCAGAGGATTTTTTGGTACGATTCAACGTCACGCAATGCTCGACCAATCATAAGTCTTGAAGAAGGTCAGAAGGCTGGGTCAGGATACTCTGATGGGAAATACGACATTCTTAATAACGATGGACTGCTGATCAGGAATACCACATTTAACGATGAAAGAACATACCGTGTTATAGTTATTGTATCCGATACATCTACGTTTACAGTAGATCAAAAAGTCGTTATTTATGGTTAGTGAGTATGATCTGTTATGAATTGGATTGATAAGAGTTAACTCGAAAAAGCTGAGTTTGGCTACTCTGTGCTAATTTGGGTCAGGCTCGTCTGGGTTGGGCAGAGTTCAGTTAGGTGAGGCTAGGTTGGGTTGGGCCTAGCTTAAACTGCTTATGCTGCAAGCTTAGCATCATTTCCAAGGCCAAGGTGTAGAAGCGATATTTGTGCGCTCATAAGAACTCTGTTTACacattgtttaatatatttcactctCCTACAATTCTCTTATTCACAGCAAACACCCAAACGACGGTCCTATCAACAAATGTTTGTGGAGAAGACAGCTTCTGTTTAGTCAAGGAAATGTCAACACCTCTGGTATGTCGGGAATCGAAAACAGGACCTCATACTTTATTGACCTGGACAAGAATTACATCAGTTGGTACACAATTAGCAGAGGCTACAAGGTATGCGTCCTTTGACGGAAGCCTCTACGAGACCTACATCTCAACCAATGTGACTTTTAATCTGAAAGACCGCGtggttgtttacatttgtaCATCTACAATAAATATTCCATCTAAACCAGTAAGACAAATTGTTGTAATGGTCGAAGATGAGGACAAAGACTTCATCACTAGTGCGTTACTACCGACGTATTATAGAGAATATGATGACGTCAAATTACTTTGCACCAATGACAATCCTTTATACTTCCTGTGGAAAAGAAAGGTAAATGTTACAAACTATGAAACGATTGGATATCATTACGGAAGTAAATCGGGTGAAGTAAAACCTGGCTACAAGCTTGGTGAGGACGGATCTTTACTCATCAAGAGCTTAACATATCCACAAGAAGGTGAATATGTTTGTATCTTCAACACTGGTACTAGAGACGAATACAAACCTCACCGTGTCAAGTGTGTTAGTGAGTATATTTCAAGCTAGGAAAGATCAGTAATGGAACAGACACTGTTACCATAATTGCCTTCAGAGGGAATTGATATTCAATATTTCcttgtttcaatttcattaattaaattaaactacAAAATCACTTTGCGTTTTAGTTATACAATGGAGGTACCTTCTTACCCAAGTTACTTTGTGCTTTACTTGTGTTATGAGGTCTGTGACTATTCATTGAATGTTCATCTGTTGCTACTAGTACAATGTAGGTAACTTCTTAAACAAGttgttttgtgatttaattGTCTTCGTTTGTTACTTGTAAAATTGTGGTTCTTTCTTACACAAGTTACTTTGTGCTTTACGTGTCTTCTTTTTTGTTACTTGTAAAATGGAGGTATCATCTTACCCAAGTTACTTTGTTCTTTACTT is from Apostichopus japonicus isolate 1M-3 chromosome 16, ASM3797524v1, whole genome shotgun sequence and encodes:
- the LOC139983105 gene encoding uncharacterized protein isoform X2; this translates as MSTPLVCRESKTGPHTLLTWTRITSGGTQLAEATRYASFDGSLYETYISTNVTFNLKDRVIVYICTSTINIPSKPVRQTVVMVEDEDKDFTTSALLPTYYREYDDVKLLCTNDNPLYLVWKRKVKVTNYVTIGFYYKGTSKVSEPGYELGEDGSLLIKRLSYPQEGEYICIYNSGNEEDTQQYHIKYVVTPTNPTPSIVACLGAASDCTFNVTRSGYLTCYVEGVRPIVHPRWDFTGHSSSPITFSQPQLIVRSVASVFNVYLTTYYTITTDGEWQAANITVSCSVRYEVLGQQQNNVSLTLHLSKEIQPTPRAECGCGMIIQWTYVIPICILVTSVINTLIV
- the LOC139983105 gene encoding uncharacterized protein isoform X1: MSTPLVCRESKTGPHTLLTWTRITSGGTQLAEATRYASFDGSLYETYISTNVTFNLKDRVIVYICTSTINIPSKPVRQTVVMVEDEDKDFTTSALLPTYYREYDDVKLLCTNDNPLYLVWKRKVKVTNYVTIGFYYKGTSKVSEPGYELGEDGSLLIKRLSYPQEGEYICIYNSGNEEDTQQYHIKYVVTPTNPTPSIVACLGAASDCTFNVTRSGYLTCYVEGVRPIVHPRWDFTGHSSSPITFSQPQLIVRSVASVFNVYLTTYYTITTDGEWQAANITVSCSVRYEVLGQQQNNVSLTLHLSKEIQPTPRAECGCGSLDTWVIIIIVVACIVAIVLCLAVIIKCMRTRDRNNRAKLANGGEH
- the LOC139983101 gene encoding uncharacterized protein isoform X1, with the translated sequence MHVSSSKHKQIAVLIIGIDIIFGITGVLTDCKSVQNASIGSRWVINCRLPEEWTEVSYYRGNPVAENLSIRSNRGHPNSTLGPGHLDLDGSLFIWEDGAMVIKNMTRGHISSYTLTYIDTDGHDFQNEFIIIDCPSKFYVEHGSDGHINCYFPQSQRIFWYDSTSRNARPIISLEEGQKAGSGYSDGKYDILNNDGLLIRNTTFNDERTYRVIVIVSDTSTFTVDQKVVIYANTQTTVLSTNVCGEDSFCLVKEMSTPLVCRESKTGPHTLLTWTRITSVGTQLAEATRYASFDGSLYETYISTNVTFNLKDRVVVYICTSTINIPSKPVRQIVVMVEDEDKDFITSALLPTYYREYDDVKLLCTNDNPLYFLWKRKVNVTNYETIGYHYGSKSGEVKPGYKLGEDGSLLIKSLTYPQEGEYVCIFNTGTRDEYKPHRVKCVSTPPNPAPGIIGCSNTSNCKFSATTDGYLTCYIEGVRPIVYPKWIKVDHTLSVITFRQPQLIVRSVGSLFNIYVTSYYSVTPDKDWQSSDIKVACIITYETLGQFKTFVTLHLPNKTDNKEKGFTKQIPLTDNTDAAESSADFWNILIFTSIVVLIVITIVAKAS
- the LOC139983101 gene encoding uncharacterized protein isoform X2, whose translation is MVIKNMTRGHISSYTLTYIDTDGHDFQNEFIIIDCPSKFYVEHGSDGHINCYFPQSQRIFWYDSTSRNARPIISLEEGQKAGSGYSDGKYDILNNDGLLIRNTTFNDERTYRVIVIVSDTSTFTVDQKVVIYANTQTTVLSTNVCGEDSFCLVKEMSTPLVCRESKTGPHTLLTWTRITSVGTQLAEATRYASFDGSLYETYISTNVTFNLKDRVVVYICTSTINIPSKPVRQIVVMVEDEDKDFITSALLPTYYREYDDVKLLCTNDNPLYFLWKRKVNVTNYETIGYHYGSKSGEVKPGYKLGEDGSLLIKSLTYPQEGEYVCIFNTGTRDEYKPHRVKCVSTPPNPAPGIIGCSNTSNCKFSATTDGYLTCYIEGVRPIVYPKWIKVDHTLSVITFRQPQLIVRSVGSLFNIYVTSYYSVTPDKDWQSSDIKVACIITYETLGQFKTFVTLHLPNKTDNKEKGFTKQIPLTDNTDAAESSADFWNILIFTSIVVLIVITIVAKAS